The Brasilonema sennae CENA114 genome includes a region encoding these proteins:
- a CDS encoding serine/threonine-protein kinase, with protein MVWNPGQALLGGRYIIERKLGEGGIGITYLVGNERNELRVIKTLRVDILNEDTWKPHQSKLKQDFRDEAVRLALCRHPHIVQIENIFDEGDLPCMVIEYIDGEDLGNRLRRMKVLPEAEALLYIRQIGDALKVIHSRGLLHRDIKPRNIMLRAGKSEAVLIDFGIAREFIPNVIQRHTVYRTPGFAPPEQYELEAPRGEYIDVYALAATLYSLITGVTPRNADDRRHNIPLEPPKHFNRNISDKVNQAIIRGMDLQPSLRPQSVQEWVDLLDVEIREEPPTQVIVHRPVLPNNQSPPQNQQRIIPSVGTSGNWQCVHTLRGHSSMVLAVAISSDGQAIASASNDHTIKLWQLETGKLLRSLGGWFSGHSSIVHTVAFSPDGQLVASGSWDETIKLWQVSRGKEIRTLTTHGSWINSVAFNPIPLKFSYQQEETYMGRWILASGGADSTVKLWIVSTGIEISTFTGHSDSVWSVAFSPDGELLASGSADSTIKLWQVSTGREIHTFRGHSFFVNFVTFSPDGRLLVSASADGTIKLWQVSTGKKIHTFTGHSDAVCSVTFSPNAQLLVSGSWDKTIKIWQIRTGSEIYTLHGHSNYVRSVAFSPDGQTIVSGSDDDTIKIWRCYS; from the coding sequence ATGGTCTGGAATCCAGGACAGGCGTTGCTTGGGGGACGCTACATCATTGAAAGAAAATTAGGCGAAGGTGGAATTGGTATCACCTATCTCGTCGGAAATGAACGAAATGAACTGCGGGTCATTAAAACTCTAAGAGTTGACATCCTTAATGAGGATACCTGGAAACCGCATCAAAGCAAATTAAAGCAAGACTTCCGCGATGAAGCTGTTCGGCTTGCCTTGTGTCGCCATCCTCATATAGTGCAAATAGAAAATATTTTTGATGAAGGCGATTTGCCTTGCATGGTGATAGAGTACATCGATGGTGAAGACTTAGGCAACCGCCTTCGGCGAATGAAAGTCTTACCAGAAGCTGAAGCGCTTTTGTACATCCGGCAAATTGGCGATGCTTTAAAGGTGATTCACAGTAGAGGTTTGCTGCATAGGGATATCAAACCACGTAACATCATGCTTCGCGCGGGCAAATCAGAAGCTGTGCTGATTGATTTTGGTATTGCCAGAGAATTTATTCCCAATGTTATCCAAAGGCATACAGTGTATCGTACACCAGGTTTTGCCCCCCCAGAACAGTATGAATTGGAAGCACCACGGGGAGAATATATTGATGTCTATGCACTAGCTGCCACCTTGTATAGTTTAATCACTGGAGTGACACCAAGGAACGCTGATGACAGACGACATAACATTCCTCTAGAACCACCAAAACACTTCAATCGTAATATTAGTGACAAGGTCAATCAAGCTATCATCAGGGGGATGGATTTGCAACCCAGTCTCCGCCCGCAGTCCGTACAGGAGTGGGTGGATTTATTGGATGTTGAGATTCGCGAGGAACCGCCCACACAGGTAATCGTACACCGCCCAGTACTTCCGAATAATCAGTCTCCACCCCAAAATCAACAGCGAATCATACCATCTGTTGGCACTTCTGGAAACTGGCAATGCGTACATACCCTCAGAGGTCATTCCAGCATGGTTCTTGCTGTTGCTATCAGCTCAGATGGACAGGCGATCGCTAGTGCTAGCAATGATCATACAATTAAACTCTGGCAACTAGAAACTGGTAAACTTTTGCGTAGCCTTGGTGGTTGGTTTTCTGGTCATTCCAGCATTGTTCATACTGTCGCTTTTAGTCCCGATGGACAGTTAGTTGCTAGTGGAAGCTGGGATGAAACTATTAAGTTGTGGCAAGTCAGTAGAGGAAAAGAAATTCGTACATTAACCACTCATGGCAGCTGGATCAATTCTGTAGCCTTTAATCCAATACCTCTGAAATTTTCTTATCAACAAGAAGAAACTTACATGGGAAGGTGGATTTTAGCGAGTGGTGGCGCTGATAGCACTGTTAAGTTATGGATAGTAAGTACAGGCATAGAAATTAGCACTTTCACAGGTCATTCGGACTCAGTATGGTCAGTTGCTTTCAGTCCGGATGGAGAACTTCTAGCTAGTGGTAGCGCTGATAGTACAATCAAGCTTTGGCAAGTAAGTACAGGTAGAGAAATTCACACTTTTAGAGGTCATTCCTTCTTTGTTAATTTTGTTACCTTCAGCCCAGATGGGCGACTTTTGGTAAGTGCCAGTGCTGATGGCACTATTAAACTTTGGCAAGTCAGTACAGGGAAAAAAATTCACACTTTTACAGGTCATTCCGATGCGGTGTGTTCAGTCACTTTTAGCCCGAATGCACAGCTTCTTGTTAGCGGTAGTTGGGACAAAACTATTAAAATCTGGCAGATAAGGACA